Proteins co-encoded in one Aquincola tertiaricarbonis genomic window:
- the rfaE1 gene encoding D-glycero-beta-D-manno-heptose-7-phosphate kinase translates to MTFPIPLKKGISREALGRRRVMVVGDVMLDRYWFGEVERISPEAPVPVVRISREEERLGGAANVAYNVQMLGVPTTLLTVVGADEAAQRLQRLLDERKVAHVLGQDASLQTIVKLRVIGRSQQLLRIDFENQPSHEVLAQLLGAVEREVQRHDAVLFSDYAKGGLAHIPRMIEIARAAGRPVLVDPKGSDFDRYAGATVITPNRAELAQVIGRWSDEATLTERVQALRERLKLQAVLLTRSEEGMTLFDAQGAMHVPAQAREVFDVTGAGDTVIATMAALVADGMTLREAVPHANRAGSIVVGKFGTAGVTFDELFGKAGA, encoded by the coding sequence TTGACCTTTCCGATTCCGCTGAAAAAGGGCATCTCGCGCGAGGCGCTGGGCCGCCGCCGCGTGATGGTGGTGGGCGACGTGATGCTGGACCGCTACTGGTTCGGCGAGGTGGAGCGCATCTCGCCCGAGGCGCCGGTGCCGGTGGTGCGCATCAGCCGCGAGGAAGAGCGCCTGGGCGGCGCCGCCAACGTGGCCTACAACGTGCAGATGCTGGGCGTACCCACCACGCTGCTGACGGTGGTGGGCGCCGACGAAGCCGCCCAGCGCCTGCAACGCCTGCTGGATGAACGCAAGGTGGCCCATGTGCTGGGCCAGGACGCCAGCCTGCAGACCATCGTCAAGCTGCGCGTCATCGGCCGCTCGCAGCAGCTGCTGCGCATCGACTTCGAGAACCAGCCCAGCCACGAGGTGCTGGCCCAGCTGCTGGGCGCGGTGGAGCGCGAGGTGCAGCGCCATGATGCGGTGCTGTTCTCCGACTACGCCAAGGGCGGGCTGGCCCACATCCCGCGCATGATCGAGATCGCCCGCGCGGCCGGTCGGCCAGTGCTGGTCGACCCCAAGGGCAGCGACTTCGACCGCTATGCCGGCGCCACGGTGATCACGCCCAACCGCGCCGAGCTGGCCCAGGTGATCGGCCGCTGGAGCGATGAAGCCACGCTGACCGAGCGTGTACAGGCGCTGCGCGAGCGGCTGAAACTGCAGGCCGTGCTGCTCACCCGATCGGAAGAAGGCATGACGCTGTTCGACGCCCAGGGCGCGATGCACGTGCCCGCGCAGGCGCGCGAGGTGTTCGACGTCACCGGCGCCGGCGATACCGTCATCGCCACCATGGCCGCGCTGGTGGCCGATGGCATGACGCTGCGCGAGGCGGTGCCGCATGCCAACCGCGCCGGCAGCATCGTGGTGGGCAAGTTCGGCACCGCAGGCGTCACCTTCGACGAGCTGTTCGGCAAGGCGGGCGCATGA
- a CDS encoding D-sedoheptulose-7-phosphate isomerase produces the protein MASLFLDNVEQHLEVMRKLPAIEADVERVGSLLAAVLLAGNKLLVCGNGGSAADAQHFASELTGRFIKDRKPLAAIALSTDSSALTCIGNDYGFDDVFARQTEALARPGDCFIGISTSGRSPNVRKAAAAAREAGAKVVGLLGRDGGPLLAESDMAIVAPSEVTARIQEVHILVIHTLCGLIEQKLGIA, from the coding sequence ATGGCCTCGCTTTTCCTGGACAACGTCGAGCAGCACCTCGAGGTGATGCGCAAGCTGCCGGCCATCGAAGCCGATGTCGAGCGCGTCGGCAGCCTGCTGGCCGCGGTGCTGCTGGCCGGCAACAAGCTGCTGGTGTGCGGCAATGGCGGCTCGGCCGCCGATGCACAGCATTTCGCCTCCGAGCTGACCGGCCGCTTCATCAAGGACCGCAAGCCGCTGGCGGCCATCGCGCTGTCCACCGACAGCTCGGCCCTCACCTGCATCGGCAACGACTACGGCTTCGACGACGTGTTCGCGCGCCAGACCGAGGCGCTGGCCCGGCCGGGTGACTGCTTCATCGGCATCAGCACCTCGGGCCGCTCGCCCAACGTGCGCAAGGCCGCCGCCGCCGCGCGTGAGGCCGGCGCCAAGGTGGTGGGCCTGCTGGGCCGCGACGGCGGCCCGCTGCTGGCCGAGAGCGACATGGCCATCGTCGCGCCCAGCGAGGTCACCGCCCGCATCCAGGAAGTGCACATCCTGGTGATCCACACGCTGTGCGGGCTGATCGAGCAGAAGCTGGGGATAGCATGA
- the lapB gene encoding lipopolysaccharide assembly protein LapB, with product MDFDLQWLLLGLPVMFALGWAASRFDLRQWRREQRDSPKAYFKGLNLLLNEQHDKAIDAFIEAVQNDPDTSELHFALGNLFRRRGEFERAVRVHQHLLNRGDLPQADRERAQYALAQDFMKAGLFDRAEEAYRALEGTPFETEARLALLSLHERSRDWRAAADMAAKLEKGGTGSFASRIAHYWCELAIESDERGQPEEAENCLQRAMAALPTAPRPLVLAGQRLARAGRHADAVQVWNDLRARHPATFGLIARDWARSALASQQADTARVMLQGLYERHPSLELLQALALLDPPGHEADAVQRMAQHLALHPSIAAATALMQLPPAPWGEPARTGLRQAVEQAAKPLHRYRCAACGFEAQHYFWQCPACLSWDSFPPQRLDDQ from the coding sequence ATGGACTTTGACCTGCAGTGGCTGCTGCTCGGCCTGCCGGTGATGTTCGCCCTCGGCTGGGCGGCTTCGCGCTTCGACCTGCGCCAATGGCGGCGTGAGCAACGCGATTCACCCAAGGCCTACTTCAAGGGCCTGAACCTGCTGCTGAACGAGCAGCACGACAAGGCCATCGACGCCTTCATCGAGGCGGTGCAGAACGACCCCGACACCTCGGAACTGCACTTCGCGCTGGGCAACCTGTTCCGCCGCCGCGGCGAGTTCGAGCGGGCGGTACGGGTGCACCAACACCTGCTGAACCGCGGCGACCTGCCGCAGGCCGACCGCGAACGGGCGCAGTACGCGCTGGCGCAGGACTTCATGAAGGCGGGCCTGTTCGACCGCGCCGAAGAAGCCTACCGGGCGCTGGAGGGCACCCCCTTCGAGACCGAGGCGCGGCTGGCGCTGCTGTCGCTGCACGAGCGCTCGCGCGACTGGCGCGCCGCCGCCGACATGGCGGCCAAGCTTGAGAAAGGCGGCACCGGCTCCTTCGCTTCGCGCATCGCGCACTACTGGTGCGAGCTGGCCATCGAAAGCGACGAACGCGGCCAGCCCGAAGAGGCGGAGAACTGCCTGCAGCGCGCCATGGCCGCGCTGCCCACCGCGCCGCGCCCGCTGGTGCTGGCCGGCCAGCGGCTGGCCCGCGCCGGCCGCCATGCCGACGCGGTGCAGGTGTGGAACGACCTGCGCGCACGCCATCCGGCCACCTTCGGCCTGATCGCCCGTGACTGGGCACGCAGCGCGCTGGCCAGCCAGCAGGCCGACACCGCCCGCGTGATGCTGCAAGGCCTGTATGAGCGCCACCCCAGCCTGGAGCTGCTGCAGGCACTGGCGCTGCTGGACCCGCCGGGCCACGAGGCCGACGCGGTGCAGCGCATGGCCCAGCACCTGGCGCTGCATCCCTCCATCGCCGCGGCCACTGCGCTGATGCAGCTGCCGCCCGCGCCCTGGGGCGAGCCCGCCCGCACCGGCCTGCGGCAGGCGGTGGAACAGGCCGCCAAGCCCCTGCACCGTTACCGTTGCGCCGCTTGTGGTTTCGAGGCGCAGCACTATTTTTGGCAATGCCCTGCCTGCCTGAGCTGGGACAGCTTCCCACCGCAGCGGCTGGACGATCAATGA